Genomic window (Primulina eburnea isolate SZY01 chromosome 8, ASM2296580v1, whole genome shotgun sequence):
ATTAAGTTTCGAACTTAAGATGTTGTTGAGAGATTATAAGTAATCGAATACAACCCATGAGTATACAATCTGAAATCCATATTTAAAACCAGCTGCTCCACTGAAATTGAATTGATTAACCCTTGAAAGCTTAAATCACGTTTTGAAGAAAATACAAAGCAAAACTAGATAATCTTATCAAAATGGCACCACTAGGGAGAAAGCTAAAGCAATATAACGCAAAAGCTTGACCAATCCCAATCTTaaaatgatttgatttgtaaaatatatatgtataatccAAGAAATTGACCAGCACTGAGAGTGTAAACGTTTTGCATTGCATGGTTTACAATTCAAGATTTGGATGTATTCGATGCTGAAAGAGTGGAAAAGGTAAAAAGGCCAAAGTACATTTTTCCAGCCGCTTTTTTTCCCCTCTGTTGCTTCTACTGCCCTCATCTATTTATTCGTTTTCCATCGCATCCGTTTTTTTCGATCTCTCTCCTTGCAGGCTTGTTGTACACACGCACAAaagatatgttttttttatatatatacgaGAAAATTGCGTGATTCGGGTTTGAAAAGCCCACGTTGAAGGCCCGTTTCGTCATGGATCTCTCTCTTCTTGGTAATTGTATTCTTCCTATGATTCACACATGTGGGTTTCTTTCCTCGTGTTTGTTGTATGGGGTTGAAGATTTTGTTTTTCAGGGTCAGGAAAAATGGGCTTTTGTTATTGAAGCGACGCCAGTTATGGATGCCTTGTCTTTGGAGGGTAAATATTGTAGCTTTTACATGACTCTTTTGCTTTTATTTTTCTGGGTTTGTTGTGTtcttactctttttttttttcttttgatgtttttgtggtttattattttgttcttcaagagtTTGGCAAGAATTGGTTGCTAAGTTTACTCGATCTGTTTGTAGGCTTCACTCTGCGCTTGATTTAGTGTGTGGGCACtggttactttttttttttttttttggtttccttttttttatatgaaaattgATACCCACGCATGCTTATACAGCTCACACTCGGTGgtgaaaattttcttaaaatattgAATTGATTTTGTGGTGGAGCAGTCCTCGACGTGGTGTTTTTGTGAAGTCAAACACGAAGGCGAGTTATTCGAATGAGTAGTTTATGAAACTCTACTCTTTTGTCATTGAATAATGCATCAGAGTTAATTTTTTGAACCAAGTAATTTATCAGAGTCGTATGTTAATTTCTTTAATTTGCATACGAAATCGTGTACCGAGTCTACTGACTGATATCGGCGTGGGTGCATTGATCGTGATTTCATTATTTTTCTCCTGAATTTGTGACAGTTTGGATTAACTTGGTTTTCTTGTCTGTGTGAATTCAAACACTCAACAATGCCGTAAAGAATACATCCAATTCAATCTAAAAATAGCAAAGCCAAGAAGTGTGTGTTCTGTACATGGTTGGTTCTTCGTGAGACCACAAGGATAAACTTTTGCAACTTGATTGGATTGTTTTTACATTTCATTGAGTGGATTAGTTTCGTGCTCCTTTGATTTAAGAATTGTGTATGTTGTAACCATGTGTCCACTGCATTGAAAACGGTAGGGATTAGTAAATGTATAGTTAAGCGCTTGCGGTTTGATTATGTGGCCACATAGATAGATATAGAggacaaaaaatttttttggtgCTCCTCAGCTCTATTCCCATCTGTTGTCGGACATTCCGAGGCCCTCTGAAACCGATTCCTTACAGGATATAATCTTCCTTTGGCTGTGGGTTGTCTGAAAGCCCTTGTCCCATGCCTAATGGTCAAAATGGCTCTTTGTAAGATTTATGTATTTTCTATTTGAAGCAATGTAGCATCAAACATaggaaaaataaacatttttgttgttttttctGCCGTCATTGCAATTGTGTCTCAAATGATACGTAATTGTTCAAGTACCTTTTGTTTGGTCCAGCATTGATGTATGATTCATCAAAGTGCCGTCAGTTGAGTACGGAACAAAAGAGAGAGCTTGTCTATGAGCTGTCAAAATGGTCTGAAGGGGCCTCAGAAATGCTGCAAGCTTGGAGCCGTCAGGAGATACTGCAGGTCCTTTGCGCTGAGCTTGGAAAGGAAAGGAAGTACACTGGCTTAACTAAATCGAAAATAATTGAACaacttctgaaaatcatacatgAGAAAAAAGCTCAGGTGCTTGGTACTGCAAGTGTTTTGGAAACAGATAAATCATTAGACAATTGCGAAAGAACTCCGAAAAGGCAACGGAAATCCGATCATCCTAATAGCCTGCCTCTTAGCCCTGATGCCTGTTTGGAAAATACAATATACTGCAAAAACTCGGCTTGCAAAGCTAAACTGAATAGTGATGACGTGTTTTGCAAACGGTGTTCGTGCTGCATTTGTCGCCAGTATGATGATAATAAAGACCCAAGCCTTTGGTTAATTTGCAACTCAGATCCTCCCTTTCTTGATATGGCTTGTAGCATGTCGTGCCATCTTGAATGCGCCTTACGACATGAAAAGTCAGGCATTTCAAAAGATAGGCAGGGTAAGGGACTCGACGGGAGTTTCCGTTGTGTATCTTGTGGTAAAGTGAATGACTTGCTTGGGTAAACGTCTTGCTTCTTATTTCTCTATTCTCTTGTTGCTTTCACTGGGAAACTGCACTTAAGTACGACTCTGAACGTCTATATTTTGGTTGGAATTAATTTATGGAATTACATAATTCTTTTTTATGGAATGATATAAGATATACAATAGTTACAATGTGTACAATATAATGCAGTTCTTGGAGAAAGCAACTGGTAGTGGCGAGAGATACTAGGCGGGTGGACATATTGTGCTATAGACTCTCCTTAGGCCAAAAGATGCTTGATGGTACTAAAATCTACCGGAATCTGTATGAAATTGTCGATGGAGCAGTGAAAAACCTCGAAGAAGATGTAGGTCCTCTAACTGGTTTACCCGTGAAGAAGGCTAGAGGTATTGTGAATAGACTCTCATCTGGCCCAGAAATTCAGAGAGTGTGCGCATTTGCTGTTGAGTCTCTTGACTTGTTCCTTGCTAACAGAGTGTCTTACACACCGGGTATGCTCTCTCTTCCTAAAAACGGAACAAAAGGGGAAGAAAACTTACTTTTTGCGTTGACAAATTGACTGTTCAGGGGACCCTATATAATTTTGATGCCAATATTTTTGCAGAAAAGCTGGTTAAATTCGAAGATTTACACGCGTCATCAGTGACAGTGATTCTTGATTCTGATGATTCGAATCTCGGAAACGTCTCAAGTTACACCCTATGGCATCGGAAAGTTGATGATGCAGATTATCCTCTGGAACCAACTTGCAGATTGTTTGAACCAAAGATTAAGTTTCTTATATCTGGTCTCACTCCTGCAACACATTATCTCCTCAAAGTTGTTCCCTTCATCACTGGTAGAGAAACTGTATTCTGCGAACTCCAGTTCCACACCAGAAATTCCCAAGACGAGGTTCTAAATTTGAACTCTACGAGCTCGGAAGCAGAAAGAAGCCAAAGCCCAGCAACCAACTGTAGCATCTCAAATCCTTCTTCAGTCGAAGATGAGACTAACAACGAGAACAGAAGGGATAATTACCCTCTGTTTTGTGATAATACTGATAAAACCGCTACTACAAACTTACTACACGAGAAGGAGACCACAGAAGATGTTATCTCTTTCTTGGATGAAGATCCTATGGGAAATGATGAGGCTTTGAACGTCAGGAACAAGGAGCCGCCCAGTGGCCATGTGGTTGAGGATACAAGATGTGATAATGGTTCCAAAACACCTTGTCGTGCTAGCTTGGAATGTGTTCCATATATGGATAGTTCAGAAACCGGCTTGCCTATCACTCCGTCCAAGATGGAGAGCATGAAAGACGTAAATGGAAGGAGCAATAGaacaaaaattaatgaaaaagatGTCGAAATGGCGTTCAAGAAGAGAAGTGGAGAAACGGCAGACGAGCAAAGTAATGGCGTAGGTGACAAGGAGTTTGAGTACTACGTGAAAGTGATCCGATGGTTGGAGTGTGAGGGTCACATAGATACAACGTTTAGACAGAAATTCTTGACGTGGTATAGCATGAGAGCGACATCTCGGGAGGTAAGAGTCGTGAAGGTTTTTATCGATACATTTATCGAAGATCCTTCATCTCTCGCTGCACAACTTGTGGACACCTTTAATGAAGTTGTTTCTAACAAAAGATGCGCTGCAGTTCCCCATGGATTTTGCATGAAGCTTTGGCACTAAGATTTGGTATGTTAAACTTGAGTTACTTGAAATTAAATGCTGTAATATTTTAATCTTCATTGAAACCATTATATTTCAAATTGGATAGCTAAAAACTTGCAGATTCTGATGTGTTGGACCGTCCCTTTCTGCTTTAGAAGTTCATTGTTATTTATAGGATTCTTTTGACTCCCGCTATTGACATTTTTAAGTGTTAAGAGGGTGACTGAGGGTATGCTAGTTTGATTACAGGTGAAAATCAAAACGAGTTTTTACATAATTGTCTGGAAGCTCAAACCTCCCAGCTCGAGAGCTTGTcatcacaattttttttccatACAAGTGCAGctggcatgtatatataagcgaattatattataattaaaaatcaactaaattaattttttttcatattatATCCAATAGAAGGTCGTAATTAAGAATCTAGACATCGTTTGGTGCGAAAGATGATATTTAATATCTTTGTATTATCTGGTGTTGACTCAAGTTTTATGATAATTGAAATTAAAAATAGGTATGCCATTCTTATCTTTTAAATCATCATCTGACTCTTCGTAATCAAACGATTACAAGAATTCAAGAATAATACATATTAAGTTAAAAGATAGATTTATGACACACATTCTTAGTTTTAatgttttataaaataaaagttttattATTACACCAAGAGTAGGAAAGAACGAATTCGGGGAATTCTTAGCTTGGCCCTTTGTGTTTTTGGAATTATCAATTTAGTATTTTTTTAGtgtcataaaatatttcattttgtttAGACATTTGATTCAATTCTGTTCTAATTCTCATTTTACCCTtgagtttattttttatttacttttttatatatataattaattatttataccATATCGTGCTttcatatattaaaaattttatcttttgatcAAAATGTCGTTGGGTTGTATATGTTGGACTTTACAAACTGATTTCATAGCTTAACCACGCAGCCGTAATCGATGATGATTCATGTTATAGATTCCTTCAACATCACATATCACTTCCTTATTTCATTTTCTAACTCAAGGCATATAGTAACAAATTTGATttgtaaataatttaaacaagGAGCAAATGCCTAGTAATTTTATTCAAACATACATATTATTATAGTAGTAATCTCTTATATATGAGAAGTTAAATTGTTTAGCTACTAATTGTAGttggaaataaaatacacatgatctgaaagaaaatattacttagtttatttcacaaaaaattgaaaataattttttatgcctACAACTTTCTTATGTCTTGATATATGTCCTCGAATGATTTGAAATCCGAACTTCGTACTTGATTGATAACTTTATAATATTGGTGTAAGTTGTTGCAAGTTACTGCTGGCGGCTACTTGTAAAGTTGTCTACTTTTCTTTTGTCTGTCACTCTTGGTATTGGTTGAGTGGTCCTACTGGTGGAGTGGTGATTCACGTGCCTTTTTAAAATTTGTCAAGGAATCTTTTACTTTTTAGCGGTCCACGAGGAAAACGTGTTTTGTGTGCTCCTTCGTACTTAACTTATCTCTGCAATATGCTTCCGATCATATCTTGGCCGAAACCCTTCCAGAATTATGGCTCTTTCTAGTTTGGGCATTTTGGGCAGATCTCTTCTAACCATCTTCCAATGTGAGCCATGTTATAAACTTTTCGACGAGTCACTTTGCTCCCAGATATTTTACTATTTCACAAAAGATTTTTTTCCTTGTCAAATATTTCTTGTGTAAATCATGTAGTTTTTCCTATCATTGTATTTAATAGGGAAGATCCGCTAACTgaattttgataaaatttaaatgaaaacttgactttgtccatctcattGAGACAAATCTATCATCTTCATGCTCTTTTAATGAAGATGTTATCTTCAGTAGGATCGTTGATGAATTTTTGGTTATTCATATCTAGCTTCCTGAGCTTGATAAAATAGAAAGTCTCGTGTGAGCTTTTCCCATCTGGTTTTGATGCTGCACTAAAAAAATATAGGTTCAGAATATCCCATTTGGACAAATAATCGTCATTTACCCTTGATTCATGGACAAATTCCTGGATCTATTTGGGTAGTGCAGATATTTATGAGAAATTGAATGATGTGGTATAGACTGAGATAAGAGCCAGAAAATCACACCGTGACTTGACTTTCTTAAGATGAGCATTGGGTTTCACCCATATCCTTGGATTCGTAAACTCGACAATTACCAAAAAAATAACAACTTATCATACCCTAAATCATAATAACTTAACATTTGAAATCTCAAGTGCGTAAAAATCCCTAAATCGTCAACTAACCAAAAATCATACTTCGACCTtttaaaaagatcaactaacataaaataaaacataaaaatatctctaataaattCTTTAACATAAAGCTTTCAAATCTTTTATCTAT
Coding sequences:
- the LOC140839412 gene encoding VIN3-like protein 2 isoform X2 codes for the protein MDALSLEALMYDSSKCRQLSTEQKRELVYELSKWSEGASEMLQAWSRQEILQVLCAELGKERKYTGLTKSKIIEQLLKIIHEKKAQVLGTASVLETDKSLDNCERTPKRQRKSDHPNSLPLSPDACLENTIYCKNSACKAKLNSDDVFCKRCSCCICRQYDDNKDPSLWLICNSDPPFLDMACSMSCHLECALRHEKSGISKDRQGKGLDGSFRCVSCGKVNDLLGSWRKQLVVARDTRRVDILCYRLSLGQKMLDGTKIYRNLYEIVDGAVKNLEEDVGPLTGLPVKKARGIVNRLSSGPEIQRVCAFAVESLDLFLANRVSYTPEKLVKFEDLHASSVTVILDSDDSNLGNVSSYTLWHRKVDDADYPLEPTCRLFEPKIKFLISGLTPATHYLLKVVPFITGRETVFCELQFHTRNSQDEVLNLNSTSSEAERSQSPATNCSISNPSSVEDETNNENRRDNYPLFCDNTDKTATTNLLHEKETTEDVISFLDEDPMGNDEALNVRNKEPPSGHVVEDTRCDNGSKTPCRASLECVPYMDSSETGLPITPSKMESMKDVNGRSNRTKINEKDVEMAFKKRSGETADEQSNGVGDKEFEYYVKVIRWLECEGHIDTTFRQKFLTWYSMRATSREVRVVKVFIDTFIEDPSSLAAQLVDTFNEVVSNKRCAAVPHGFCMKLWH
- the LOC140839412 gene encoding VIN3-like protein 2 isoform X1, yielding MIHTCGFLSSCLLYGVEDFVFQGQEKWAFVIEATPVMDALSLEALMYDSSKCRQLSTEQKRELVYELSKWSEGASEMLQAWSRQEILQVLCAELGKERKYTGLTKSKIIEQLLKIIHEKKAQVLGTASVLETDKSLDNCERTPKRQRKSDHPNSLPLSPDACLENTIYCKNSACKAKLNSDDVFCKRCSCCICRQYDDNKDPSLWLICNSDPPFLDMACSMSCHLECALRHEKSGISKDRQGKGLDGSFRCVSCGKVNDLLGSWRKQLVVARDTRRVDILCYRLSLGQKMLDGTKIYRNLYEIVDGAVKNLEEDVGPLTGLPVKKARGIVNRLSSGPEIQRVCAFAVESLDLFLANRVSYTPEKLVKFEDLHASSVTVILDSDDSNLGNVSSYTLWHRKVDDADYPLEPTCRLFEPKIKFLISGLTPATHYLLKVVPFITGRETVFCELQFHTRNSQDEVLNLNSTSSEAERSQSPATNCSISNPSSVEDETNNENRRDNYPLFCDNTDKTATTNLLHEKETTEDVISFLDEDPMGNDEALNVRNKEPPSGHVVEDTRCDNGSKTPCRASLECVPYMDSSETGLPITPSKMESMKDVNGRSNRTKINEKDVEMAFKKRSGETADEQSNGVGDKEFEYYVKVIRWLECEGHIDTTFRQKFLTWYSMRATSREVRVVKVFIDTFIEDPSSLAAQLVDTFNEVVSNKRCAAVPHGFCMKLWH